In Primulina eburnea isolate SZY01 chromosome 3, ASM2296580v1, whole genome shotgun sequence, one DNA window encodes the following:
- the LOC140825647 gene encoding uncharacterized protein, whose translation MAQFRQFGGINGARNGVASDHVSIPVRGGGSGFGSRHSHHHQHRRSKASQGYKISTGFGGLTLLLILSISAFFYFSLQSKGGETNRHQIQDDEMENDTDFLMNITQIPKMEELKFGDGSVAHGRDSRYWDKDDRRRDEDYSEEELEQSQDNSVDNVHAEVKDNDKKSLSDKPSKVFDHRGNSLYNEAGRNELKMYEAEYESSLKRIEGSMDVNDSSNQQLGNSDDGKQRELDADDEYDDGIDIQDDQMEEYDNTSHNNKDHSAASKPHGINTGESFLGQHARNKKQEVMENVDSGSVDLFTEESLLHSQHPKVNSDSENVTFLEDQPVRKLVPERHSSSKKKPKRRKFSGSCEMKLLDSSSLLIEPVQSRKFARFSLQYTEIEEKIIEDEKWEPRFAGHQSLIEREESFIAHDQKINCGFVKGPKGSPSTGFDLAEDDAKYISSCHIAVMSCIFGNSDRLRSPMGRTVSRTSRKNVCFVMFMDELTLQALSSEGQTPDMMGFIGLWRIVVVKNLPYTDMRRVGKIPKFLPHRLFPSARYSIWLDSKLRLQLDPLVILEYFLWRKDHEYAISNHYDRHCLWEEVAQNKKLNKYNHSVIDEQFAFYQADGMKKFNVSDSHKLLPSNVPEGSFIVRAHTPMSNLFSCLWFNEVDRFTPRDQLSFAYTYHKLRRKNPDKPFYLNMFKDCERRKIAKLYHHRSEEKRNIPQMETG comes from the exons ATGGCTCAGTTCAGGCAATTCGGAGGCATTAATGGGGCAAGAAATGGCGTCGCTTCGGATCACGTGTCGATCCCCGTTCGAGGCGGAGGTAGTGGATTTGGCTCCCGACACTCTCATCACCATCAGCATCGGCGATCGAAGGCCTCGCAGGGTTATAAGATCTCGACTGGATTTGGCGGTCTGACGCTATTACTTATTCTCTCGATCTCTGCTTTCTTCTACTTCTCATTGCAGAGTAAAG gaggGGAAACAAATAGACACCAAATCCAGGATGATGAAATGGAAAATGATACGGATTTTCTCATGAATATTACACAAATTCCAAAAATGGAGGAGCTCAAATTTGGAGATGGATCAGTAGCACATGGCCGGGATTCACGATATTGGGACAAGGATGATAGGAGAAGGGATGAAGATTACAGTGAGGAGGAATTGGAGCAAAGCCAGGATAATTCTGTGGATAATGTTCATGCTGAAGTGAAAGACAATGATAAAAAGTCACTGTCAGACAAACCTTCGAAAGTTTTCGATCATCGGGGTAATAGTCTGTACAATGAGGCTGGACGCAATGAATTAAAAATGTATGAGGCTGAATATGAATCCTCACTAAAGAGGATTGAGGGGTCAATGGATGTGAATGACAGTAGCAACCAGCAATTAGGAAATTCCGACGATGGAAAACAGAGAGAATTAGATGCTGATGATGAATACGACGACGGTATTGACATACAGGATGATCAAATGGAAGAATATGATAATACTTCACATAATAACAAGGACCACTCTGCTGCCAGTAAACCCCATGGTATCAACACTGGAGAGTCGTTTCTTGGTCAGCATGCTAGAAATAAAAAGCAAGAAGTCATGGAAAACGTTGATTCAGGTTCTGTTGATTTGTTTACCGAAGAATCCCTTTTACATTCTCAGCATCCAAAAGTGAACTCAGATTCTGAAAATGTCACTTTTCTGGAAGATCAACCAGTCAGAAAATTAGTACCTGAAAGGCACTCAAGTAGCAAGAAGAAGCCAAAACGTCGAAAATTTTCGG GTTCTTGTGAGATGAAACTTTTGGACTCTTCTTCTCTACTCATTGAGCCTGTACAAAGTCGAAAGTTTGCCAGATTTTCCTTGCAATATACAGAAATAGAGGAAAAAATAATTGAAGACGAAAAATGGGAACCTAGATTTGCCGGACATCAGAGTCTCATTGAGAGGGAAGAATCATTTATTGCTCATGATCAGAAAATCAATTGTGGTTTTGTGAAAGGCCCTAAAGGGTCACCAAGTACAGGATTTGACTTGGCAGAAGATGATGCAAAATACATTAGTAGCTGCCACATCGCTGTAATGTCTTGTATCTTTGGGAATTCTGATCGGTTGAGATCACCAATGGGCAGGACG GTCTCTCGCACATCAAGGAAAAATGTGTGCTTTGTCATGTTTATGGATGAGCTGACTCTACAAGCTCTTTCCTCAGAAGGCCAAACCCCAGATATGATGGGCTTTATTGGGTTATGGAGGATTGTGGTGGTAAAAAATCTTCCTTACACTGATATGCGGAGAGTTGGCAAGATACCAAAATTTTTGCCGCACCGGCTTTTTCCTTCAGCCAG GTACTCAATTTGGTTGGATAGCAAACTTCGTCTTCAACTTGATCCTCTGGTTATCTTAGAATACTTCCTTTGGAGAAAAGATCATGAGTACGCTATTTCCAATCACTATGACCGTCATTGTCTGTGGGAAGAGGTTGCTCAGAATAAAAAGCTTAACAAGTACAACCATAGTGTGATAGACGAACAGTTTGCTTTCTACCAAGCAGATGGGatgaaaaagttcaatgtgTCAGACTCACACAAGCTTCTACCTAGCA ATGTACCCGAGGGGTCTTTCATTGTTAGAGCACATACACCAATGTCAAACTTATTTTCTTGCCTTTGGTTTAATGAGGTTGATCGGTTTACTCCTCGTGATCAGCTAAGTTTTGCCTATACATATCACAAGTTGCGAAGGAAGAATCCTGACAAACCATTTTATCTCAATATGTTCAAG GACTGTGAGAGACGAAAGATTGCTAAGTTGTACCATCACAGGTCGGAAGAGAAGAGAAATATCCCCCAAATGGAGACGGGGTAG
- the LOC140825650 gene encoding tetratricopeptide repeat domain-containing protein PYG7, chloroplastic-like isoform X3, with the protein MLIQCAFSLPTRHCESTTISIPHLSPRIKLQSPLYCAVSFFHGNETSFCYYSRKPTSRRFSLSVPKLSLREIQRCSSLTSTKAKVSDFLREPFVGDDTKRVDVPLSFITSVLCSSLSWLSPIQVAQASEDVRENIVYEVGELFELGIQLSYLLLLLALLAVGSFFVIRQVLVRRELDLSAKELQEQVRSGDASATELFELGAVMLRRKFYPAATKFLLQAIDKWDGDDQDLAQVYNALGVSYVRDGKVEKGIAQLESAVKLQPGYVTAWNNLGDAYEKSNDLKSALKAFEEVLLFDPNNKIARPRRDELKEKVSMYKGVPVKTKKK; encoded by the exons ATGCTAATCCAGTGTGCCTTTTCACTTCCTACACGACACTGTGAAAGCACAACCATCAGTATACCCCATTTATCTCCAAGAATCAAGCTTCAAAGCCCACTTTATTGTGCAGTTTCATTCTTTCATGGAAACGAAACATCCTTTTGTTACTATTCAAGAAAGCCCACTTCGAGGAGATTTAGTTTGTCAGTCCCCAAGCTCTCTCTTCGG GAAATTCAAAGGTGCTCATCCCTGACTTCGACAAAAGCTAAAG TTTCAGACTTTCTGCGGGAGCCTTTTGTTGGTGATGATACAAAAAGAGTAGATGTGCCTCTCAGTTTCATAACGTCTGTTTTATGCTCATCGCTTTCATGGTTGTCACCCATACAAGTGGCTCAAGCGAGTGAAGATGTTAGAGAAAATATTGTATACGAGGTTGGGGAGTTGTTTGAATTGGGGATCCAGCTTTCGTACTTGCTTTTACTTCTAGCTTTGCTCGCAGTTGGATCTTTCTTCGTTATTCGTCAAGTACTAGTGCGCAGAGAGCTTGATCTTTCTGCAAAGGAATTGCAA GAGCAAGTTAGAAGTGGTGATGCTAGTGCTACTGAGTTATTTGAACTCGGAGCAGTGATGCTGAGAAGAAAATTTTATCCCGCTGCCACCAAGTTTCTTCTTCAAGCAATTGATAAATGGGATGGGGATGACCAAGATCTTGCTCAA GTTTATAACGCCCTTGGTGTTAGTTATGTCCGTGATGGAAAAGTTGAGAAGGGTATAGCTCAGCTTGAGAGTGCTGTCAAACTTCAACCTGGTTATGTCACTGCCTGGAACAACCTTGGTGATGCATACGAAAAGTCCAACGACCTAAAATCCGCTCTTAAGGCATTTGAAGAAGTTCTGCTTTTTGATCCAAACAACAAGATCGCACGTCCCAGAAGAGATGAACTGAAGGAGAAAGTAAGCATGTATAAAGGAGTTCCTGTAAAAACAAAGAAGAAATGA
- the LOC140825650 gene encoding tetratricopeptide repeat domain-containing protein PYG7, chloroplastic-like isoform X2: protein MLIQCAFSLPTRHCESTTISIPHLSPRIKLQSPLYCAVSFFHGNETSFCYYSRKPTSRRFSLSVPKLSLRVLEQEIQRCSSLTSTKAKDFLREPFVGDDTKRVDVPLSFITSVLCSSLSWLSPIQVAQASEDVRENIVYEVGELFELGIQLSYLLLLLALLAVGSFFVIRQVLVRRELDLSAKELQEQVRSGDASATELFELGAVMLRRKFYPAATKFLLQAIDKWDGDDQDLAQVYNALGVSYVRDGKVEKGIAQLESAVKLQPGYVTAWNNLGDAYEKSNDLKSALKAFEEVLLFDPNNKIARPRRDELKEKVSMYKGVPVKTKKK from the exons ATGCTAATCCAGTGTGCCTTTTCACTTCCTACACGACACTGTGAAAGCACAACCATCAGTATACCCCATTTATCTCCAAGAATCAAGCTTCAAAGCCCACTTTATTGTGCAGTTTCATTCTTTCATGGAAACGAAACATCCTTTTGTTACTATTCAAGAAAGCCCACTTCGAGGAGATTTAGTTTGTCAGTCCCCAAGCTCTCTCTTCGG GTACTGGAACAGGAAATTCAAAGGTGCTCATCCCTGACTTCGACAAAAGCTAAAG ACTTTCTGCGGGAGCCTTTTGTTGGTGATGATACAAAAAGAGTAGATGTGCCTCTCAGTTTCATAACGTCTGTTTTATGCTCATCGCTTTCATGGTTGTCACCCATACAAGTGGCTCAAGCGAGTGAAGATGTTAGAGAAAATATTGTATACGAGGTTGGGGAGTTGTTTGAATTGGGGATCCAGCTTTCGTACTTGCTTTTACTTCTAGCTTTGCTCGCAGTTGGATCTTTCTTCGTTATTCGTCAAGTACTAGTGCGCAGAGAGCTTGATCTTTCTGCAAAGGAATTGCAA GAGCAAGTTAGAAGTGGTGATGCTAGTGCTACTGAGTTATTTGAACTCGGAGCAGTGATGCTGAGAAGAAAATTTTATCCCGCTGCCACCAAGTTTCTTCTTCAAGCAATTGATAAATGGGATGGGGATGACCAAGATCTTGCTCAA GTTTATAACGCCCTTGGTGTTAGTTATGTCCGTGATGGAAAAGTTGAGAAGGGTATAGCTCAGCTTGAGAGTGCTGTCAAACTTCAACCTGGTTATGTCACTGCCTGGAACAACCTTGGTGATGCATACGAAAAGTCCAACGACCTAAAATCCGCTCTTAAGGCATTTGAAGAAGTTCTGCTTTTTGATCCAAACAACAAGATCGCACGTCCCAGAAGAGATGAACTGAAGGAGAAAGTAAGCATGTATAAAGGAGTTCCTGTAAAAACAAAGAAGAAATGA
- the LOC140828074 gene encoding gibberellin-regulated protein 2-like encodes MKLLMCLLLIAILFIQGFVEATSVTYDTSAQTLSQGNAAGGNLGGLHDQKYPINCSAECSRRCSRSSRRKICYRSCTGCCRRCNCVPPGTYGNTHLCPCYASLRTRGNRLKCP; translated from the exons ATGAAGCTCCTCATGTGTCTTCTGCTGATTGCCATTTTGTTCATACAG GGTTTTGTGGAGGCAACATCAGTCACTTATGATACCTCTGCACAAACTCTTTCTCAG GGGAATGCAGCTGGAGGAAATCTAGGAGGTCTCCATGACCAGAAATACCCAATCA ATTGCTCAGCTGAATGCTCTAGGCGATGCAGCAGGTCATCAAGAAGGAAGATATGCTACCGATCATGCACCGGATGCTGTAGGAGGTGCAACTGTGTACCGCCGGGAACTTATGGGAACACACACTTGTGCCCCTGCTACGCCAGTTTGAGGACACGCGGGAATAGGCTCAAGTGCCCTTGA
- the LOC140825649 gene encoding dihydrolipoyllysine-residue acetyltransferase component 5 of pyruvate dehydrogenase complex, chloroplastic-like yields the protein MSYSHLLHTSFIPTAPPSLRCRCEGYANFTWTTLPIQSKIREIFMPALSSTMTEGKIVSWVKSEGEKLAKGESVVVVESDKADMDVESFYDGYLAAIIVDQGLSAAVGSTIALLAESEEEIALAQSHKSSSSAHVSAPAPAETDAPKVLDEIPSPQTTASASVFASVTNAAVNSGALAPAVHPASEGGKRVVASPYAKKLAKDFGLDLRVVIGSGPNGRVVAKDVEAAVAAAKVSGSGATAVPTEMAKPKGVELGPVVPFTTMQGAVSRNMVESLAVPTFRVGYTITTDALDALYKKIKSKGVTMTALLAKATALALVKHPVVNSSCRDAKSFTYNSRINIAVAVAIDGGLITPVLQDADKIDLYSLSRKWKELVDKARAKQLQPNEYSTGTFTLSNLGMFGVDRFDAILPPGTGAIMAVGASQPTLVGTKDGRIGLKNQMQVNVTADHRVIYGADLAAFLQTLAKIIEDPKDLTL from the exons ATGTCTTACTCGCACCTCCTTCACACTTCCTTCATCCCTACAGCTCCCCCGTCCCTCCGCTGCCGCTGCGAAGGATATGCCAACTTCACGTGGACCACTCTCCCAATTCAATCCAAGATCCGCGAGATATTCATGCCGGCGCTCAGCTCCACCATGACTGAGGGAAAAATCGTCAGCTGGGTCAAATCGGAGGGAGAGAAGCTGGCTAAAGGGGAGTCTGTTGTTGTGGTTGAGTCGGATAAAGCGGATATGGATGTGGAGTCATTTTATGATGGGTATCTCGCTGCAATTATCGTGGACCAAGGCCTGTCTGCCGCTGTGGGATCCACTATTGCTTTGCTTGCCGAATCTGAGGAAGAGATTGCACTCGCCCAATCGCATAAATCTTCTTCCTCTGCTCATGTTTCAGCCCCTGCGCCTGCTGAAACCGACGCTCCGAAGGTGTTGGACGAAATACCGAGCCCGCAGACGACCGCTTCAGCATCTGTATTCGCTAGCGTTACCAATGCTGCTGTTAATTCAGGTGCATTGGCACCGGCCGTGCATCCAGCGTCTGAAGGGGGGAAGAGAGTGGTGGCGTCACCATATGCCAAGAAATTGGCTAAGGATTTTGGGTTGGATTTGAGGGTTGTTATTGGGAGCGGGCCAAACGGTAGGGTTGTGGCCAAGGACGTTGAGGCTGCAGTGGCTGCGGCAAAAGTTAGCGGCAGTGGTGCTACAGCGGTGCCTACCGAGATGGCTAAGCCGAAGGGTGTTGAGTTGGGGCCAGTAGTGCCTTTCACCACAATGCAAGGCGCGGTGAGCAGGAACATGGTGGAAAGCTTGGCAGTGCCGACCTTCAGAGTGGGCTACACGATCACAACTGATGCGCTTGATGCTTTGTACAAGAAG ATAAAGTCCAAAGGAGTGACAATGACAGCATTACTAGCCAAGGCCACTGCTCTTGCGCTGGTCAAACATCCTGTTGTGAATTCCAGTTGTAGAGATGCTAAAAGCTTTACATATAATAGTCGTATCAACATTGCAGTTGCGGTGGCCATAGATGGTGGTTTGATTACACCAGTGCTTCAAGATGCTGATAAG ATCGACCTTTATTCACTATCAAGAAAGTGGAAAGAGTTAGTTGATAAAGCAAGAGCAAAGCAGCTCCAACCTAATGAATATAGTACAG GAACTTTCACACTATCTAACCTTGGAATGTTTGGCGTTGATCGCTTTGATGCCATCTTGCCCCCAGGAACC GGTGCAATTATGGCTGTTGGAGCTTCTCAACCCACTTTGGTTGGTACCAAGGATGGTAGGATTGGCCTGAAAAATCAGATGCAG GTAAACGTTACTGCAGATCATCGGGTCATATATGGTGCTGATTTGGCAgctttcttgcaaacattagcTAAGATTATTGAAGATCCAAAAGATCTTACCCTTTAA
- the LOC140825650 gene encoding tetratricopeptide repeat domain-containing protein PYG7, chloroplastic-like isoform X4, translating to MLIQCAFSLPTRHCESTTISIPHLSPRIKLQSPLYCAVSFFHGNETSFCYYSRKPTSRRFSLSVPKLSLREIQRCSSLTSTKAKDFLREPFVGDDTKRVDVPLSFITSVLCSSLSWLSPIQVAQASEDVRENIVYEVGELFELGIQLSYLLLLLALLAVGSFFVIRQVLVRRELDLSAKELQEQVRSGDASATELFELGAVMLRRKFYPAATKFLLQAIDKWDGDDQDLAQVYNALGVSYVRDGKVEKGIAQLESAVKLQPGYVTAWNNLGDAYEKSNDLKSALKAFEEVLLFDPNNKIARPRRDELKEKVSMYKGVPVKTKKK from the exons ATGCTAATCCAGTGTGCCTTTTCACTTCCTACACGACACTGTGAAAGCACAACCATCAGTATACCCCATTTATCTCCAAGAATCAAGCTTCAAAGCCCACTTTATTGTGCAGTTTCATTCTTTCATGGAAACGAAACATCCTTTTGTTACTATTCAAGAAAGCCCACTTCGAGGAGATTTAGTTTGTCAGTCCCCAAGCTCTCTCTTCGG GAAATTCAAAGGTGCTCATCCCTGACTTCGACAAAAGCTAAAG ACTTTCTGCGGGAGCCTTTTGTTGGTGATGATACAAAAAGAGTAGATGTGCCTCTCAGTTTCATAACGTCTGTTTTATGCTCATCGCTTTCATGGTTGTCACCCATACAAGTGGCTCAAGCGAGTGAAGATGTTAGAGAAAATATTGTATACGAGGTTGGGGAGTTGTTTGAATTGGGGATCCAGCTTTCGTACTTGCTTTTACTTCTAGCTTTGCTCGCAGTTGGATCTTTCTTCGTTATTCGTCAAGTACTAGTGCGCAGAGAGCTTGATCTTTCTGCAAAGGAATTGCAA GAGCAAGTTAGAAGTGGTGATGCTAGTGCTACTGAGTTATTTGAACTCGGAGCAGTGATGCTGAGAAGAAAATTTTATCCCGCTGCCACCAAGTTTCTTCTTCAAGCAATTGATAAATGGGATGGGGATGACCAAGATCTTGCTCAA GTTTATAACGCCCTTGGTGTTAGTTATGTCCGTGATGGAAAAGTTGAGAAGGGTATAGCTCAGCTTGAGAGTGCTGTCAAACTTCAACCTGGTTATGTCACTGCCTGGAACAACCTTGGTGATGCATACGAAAAGTCCAACGACCTAAAATCCGCTCTTAAGGCATTTGAAGAAGTTCTGCTTTTTGATCCAAACAACAAGATCGCACGTCCCAGAAGAGATGAACTGAAGGAGAAAGTAAGCATGTATAAAGGAGTTCCTGTAAAAACAAAGAAGAAATGA
- the LOC140825650 gene encoding tetratricopeptide repeat domain-containing protein PYG7, chloroplastic-like isoform X1 codes for MLIQCAFSLPTRHCESTTISIPHLSPRIKLQSPLYCAVSFFHGNETSFCYYSRKPTSRRFSLSVPKLSLRVLEQEIQRCSSLTSTKAKVSDFLREPFVGDDTKRVDVPLSFITSVLCSSLSWLSPIQVAQASEDVRENIVYEVGELFELGIQLSYLLLLLALLAVGSFFVIRQVLVRRELDLSAKELQEQVRSGDASATELFELGAVMLRRKFYPAATKFLLQAIDKWDGDDQDLAQVYNALGVSYVRDGKVEKGIAQLESAVKLQPGYVTAWNNLGDAYEKSNDLKSALKAFEEVLLFDPNNKIARPRRDELKEKVSMYKGVPVKTKKK; via the exons ATGCTAATCCAGTGTGCCTTTTCACTTCCTACACGACACTGTGAAAGCACAACCATCAGTATACCCCATTTATCTCCAAGAATCAAGCTTCAAAGCCCACTTTATTGTGCAGTTTCATTCTTTCATGGAAACGAAACATCCTTTTGTTACTATTCAAGAAAGCCCACTTCGAGGAGATTTAGTTTGTCAGTCCCCAAGCTCTCTCTTCGG GTACTGGAACAGGAAATTCAAAGGTGCTCATCCCTGACTTCGACAAAAGCTAAAG TTTCAGACTTTCTGCGGGAGCCTTTTGTTGGTGATGATACAAAAAGAGTAGATGTGCCTCTCAGTTTCATAACGTCTGTTTTATGCTCATCGCTTTCATGGTTGTCACCCATACAAGTGGCTCAAGCGAGTGAAGATGTTAGAGAAAATATTGTATACGAGGTTGGGGAGTTGTTTGAATTGGGGATCCAGCTTTCGTACTTGCTTTTACTTCTAGCTTTGCTCGCAGTTGGATCTTTCTTCGTTATTCGTCAAGTACTAGTGCGCAGAGAGCTTGATCTTTCTGCAAAGGAATTGCAA GAGCAAGTTAGAAGTGGTGATGCTAGTGCTACTGAGTTATTTGAACTCGGAGCAGTGATGCTGAGAAGAAAATTTTATCCCGCTGCCACCAAGTTTCTTCTTCAAGCAATTGATAAATGGGATGGGGATGACCAAGATCTTGCTCAA GTTTATAACGCCCTTGGTGTTAGTTATGTCCGTGATGGAAAAGTTGAGAAGGGTATAGCTCAGCTTGAGAGTGCTGTCAAACTTCAACCTGGTTATGTCACTGCCTGGAACAACCTTGGTGATGCATACGAAAAGTCCAACGACCTAAAATCCGCTCTTAAGGCATTTGAAGAAGTTCTGCTTTTTGATCCAAACAACAAGATCGCACGTCCCAGAAGAGATGAACTGAAGGAGAAAGTAAGCATGTATAAAGGAGTTCCTGTAAAAACAAAGAAGAAATGA